The Raphanus sativus cultivar WK10039 chromosome 2, ASM80110v3, whole genome shotgun sequence DNA segment ACGAAGATCTTGGTGTTTCTCATTTCAATCCCAAACGATACCTATCTATCGTCAAAGAAGAAGGTCTTCACATATCGCAACCTGCTCTTGACACAACAAACTCAGAGGTTCATCATCCTATCACCGCTCGTCGCAAGAACTTGAAATTTCATAGGAGGATGTATAAAAACAAAGGAAGTGGAAGATGTGATGACCATAGTACCAACCCTCCCTGCATTGGGTACAAATGCTCTTCACAAATGTTCTGGTGAATCTTCTTTCCTCTCGTTATGTAACTTGGATTAAATATTATGCAGGTGGGTAGAAATGATGGCACCTGTTTTCTCTAGAGAAGCATGGAGATGTTCTTGGTATATGATACAGGTAAAACATTTTTGGTTCTGTTTATTTTTggtatgtattattaataaggTTTTAAATGCGTTCGTTTCGATGCATGCAGAATGATTTGATCCATGCTTGGGGGTTGGATATGCAGCTTGGTTACTGTGCTCAAGTTAGTTTTCTACTTTCTTAATTAACCGGCTTTTTAATAACACTTTTTACATCCCCTCGGTTCTTGTTTTAACACATATTCTTGGTCGTGGTGGGATAGGGTGATAGGAAGAAAAATGTAGGTGTAGTTGATGCAGAGTACATAGTTCATTATGGTCTTCCCACGCTCGGTGTGGTTGACACCAATTCAAGCTCTTCTCAGAATGAGACGAACCCGAAATCATCGCCGGTATATGCTTTTTTCAAATATTTGcacatgttttgttttgtttgtttgtttttgtaatgAATCTTCTCTCTTTTAGAGGAAGATTTCACAGGAATCATCATCAGAGTCTCATGAAGTGGATAATAGACCAGAAGTGAGGATGAAATCGTTTGTAGAGATGAAGAGATTCAAAGAACGTTGGAAGAAAGCTGTGGATGATGATATCTGTTGGGTTGATCCGTATTGAAACCCAAGTGGTTTAAGTAAACCGAACTATACCGGGTCACGTGtacaatattgtttttttgAATTATTGTCGTTAATGTTTGTTATTGTTTTGGGAGTATATAGACTGTTTTACagaggaggggggggggggggggggtgaaATAGTGTACTTTTCTGTTGTAGACCACATAGTAGATTTTTGTTATTGagaaaacgaaaaaaatcaaataaactttaattccacaaaaaataatgtattttttattataatattgtttgtggatatattatatagtcttttatttttaagtttcaaatacaATGTTAGTTGGTTAAAacccaatattttatttataaggcTTAAtgtaaattggtttaaataatcGTATGACCCTTTATTTACAAAGAAACaccattttaataattttccaaAACCCATTAGTTAAACCATTTATAATGTGTATTTATGttggtttaaattaagttgTTAGTCATGTTGATATATTCAAAGAACCAAACAGATTTAAGTAGCTAAACACGTAATATTCTAGAGAAGAtccaaatttaaatgacaacttcTAAATGGTAGATAAATTTTAGGACCCTAAATTAATATAGCAGATGTGATCTACTAGTGAAAGCTTTTATAGGTCTAGCAGCAACATTTAAATTAACATTGCCTTAAATGTGGCTGGTGGTTCGCCTTTTCTGTGATTTTTCATTATCTTTGTTAATCGGTTTGGGGTTCCAGTGTGATCACACTCCACTTGCCGTCAGAAGCAGTGATTTTGGTGAGTGTGATTCGATTCATCTCTACTTTTCAAATAGAGTTTCCCAATCTCACGTTCTTACTTGCCTAGTAGACATGTGTTTCATACTTCTGTTTGGGTTTCCTTTTTACTTTGAAGATCAGTTGCTTGTGTTTCGGCTTGCTTAGTACTTTGAAGATTAGTTACTTGGATTCTTTTAGTCTTGAAATTCGTAATTAGGtgtttttgtttatgtgttttttCCTCCGGAACATAGCTTATCTTCAGTTGTAAGTTTTTCCTCTTTTAATTGcacaacaagattaaaaaaactTGTTGACCTTTTTCCTTCATGTTTCTACTGAAAAGGAGTATTCGAGCGGTCCTCGTGAAGAATTAGTTATGAATTGTCAAATTAATGGGGACAGATTTAGTTGGAAACTCAAATAGTCTATGACATTATTGTTGATGGTATTAAAAAGTTGGGTCCAGAATTTCTGATTTTCATCATTAATGGTTCTTTGTAAGGTGTAAATTTATACAACAAGAAAATTTGTTACAAGTGACGTGCAGTGTTTTTAGATATAtcatatactccctccatttcttaaagagtgtcgttgtgacatttttcacacaaattaagaaagttgttgaaatatatataagttgtaattaattatacctctttgaccaatagtattttagataaatcaaattatttataaaattaatatagtttgcaattaattttcaactgaaaattagtataatttacattgaaattgtaaagtgacattgtttgtgtaacaagaaaatgggTTTAGAGGGAGTAGGTGATATCAATTCGAACTTTAATCTTAACAATTTCCGGCAGGATAGATCGATGTTCTGATTTTGATGATATAAAGTCAATATATACATGTGTCATGCAGTAGGAGAAAACCATATAGGTTTTGTGTTGCTAAACCCTGTAATATTGTAACTTCATTATCTTTCAAATCTTGAATATtaatctaataatatatatgatgagAAATAAGTCAAAGTCGCACTGCGCCACTGTTTGTAAAACTCATATAcaaattcattaattaataaaagtCTTCGTAGGTAGGGTTCATGATGAACCACATATTTGGACACCACACTGTTGAATACTAAGAATCCCAAATGGGACCGAAAGCAGGAACACCAGAAGCCTTACATGCATTAACAACGTCACGACTTCCTTCAGGATTGCTGGTAACAATCACAACCTGAGCTTCAAACTTCTTGAATGCTTTCACGCTCATTTCTGACACATTAGGTCGTCCTAGAATCGCAGTATCATGAACTATGACCCTGTCTTGATGAGGATAATCTTTAATCCTGTTCATAATCTCCGATCCAAAATTATCACCCAACCCTTTAGCCACCCATATTAAGTATACCTCGGCCTTACTCTGCTGCATGAGAAACGATAAAAATACACAAATCCCGGAACCGGTGGCCACAAGTAATACCTGCCAAAAACATATACgtaaaatatattgttgttcAAACAATATTTCagttaaaaaaaggaaaattagcttaataataacaattttttttttgttatgtagTATGTTTTATGCTGTTGTAAAATATCCAACAAATAAACTGTTGAAATATGTAACAAGTTAAAATTCTGAGTTTTATTATAGAAATGTATTTACCTTGTCATACAAGTTAACAAGATAGGGTAAGCCAGCAAAGTGAATCGTTCGGACCCATAAGTGTGTCGGAGGTTTTGAGACCAATGACTTGGTGAAGTCTCCGACAGCACCAGCTAACATCATGTGCGATGTCTTACCATCAGAGATAATCCCAAAAGCGTGCCATTCCGACAACGGCGATGGACTGATCCGTCCCAAGATCCCTGACTTCACGCCTCCTCTGAACTTGATCAGTGACGCATGGCCTGATAGAGATGACACATCAACCGCAACACGTCTTACACTCAACCAAGGGAGAAGAACCGCGACTGTGATCGCTAGCGTAAACCAAAACTCTTGCGTTTTGATCAGCTTCGTGCCGACATTATCAGTGTAAGATCTTGATGTTGGATCGTAAGAGATCGTTAGAACTACAAACGCCCAAACAAGGCCTAAAGCGGCCCAGGCGGAGAATCTGTGGACGCGTTCAAAGACGTTATGGTGTAAATGACGAACGAGTGGAAACGCGGCTAAGGAAGTGAGGCAGAGGAGAGACAGAATCGCAGACGCAACCGCTGTGATCGCTGTCGAAGCCTTGTCCCTGTCTTTAAGAGTGATAACCAATGCGTAAACGAGCCAAGCGATTGAGGAAACGCCGCATCCGCTATGGATACCTCCTAGGCTTTGTAAGAGCGACGTGGCCGCGGTTTTAATGCGGAGAGGGACAAAGGAGTGTCCGAGGATCTTTACGGTTAGGTAGAAAACGAGTCTCAAGTAGACTTCGCTTCTGCAGAGAGTTAGGAGGAGAATGTTGGCGAGTGAAAACAGAGCTGCTCTGTTTCTAGCGTAATTGAAACGTCCCGTGGCGGCAAGAACGAGAGCTATAACGTTTAGAAACAATGAAGTAACGAAGAGACGTTTGTAAACGGTGAATAATCCCTGATCAAGAAGTATGATTGATAGTCTTGAAGCGCGTTGCTGCGGTTTCTCGCTGTGTTGTTCGTATCCTTCCTTGGTTCCACCTTCTTCTATGTAGCAGATAACgtctttttcttcctcttcttcggtGTCAAGGTCCAAGTCGCAGAAGTGACTGCTTGTTCGGCTCAGGGAGTGTAGAATGGATGAAGGGGAAACTTTTGAGGCGTTTCTTATGAGTTGAAACCTGCTGCTCGTTTTCTCGCGTTCAGCGTTTGCGTTGCGATTTTGATCAGTTGTGTTGATAGCAAAAGGGTTTGCGTGAGGGTTTATCTCAGACGCGACTCCTCGACAGCTATAAAATCTAACGATCGGAGCGTTTTCCatacttcttttttattttcctttatcttCTGTTGGTGTCGattagaagcaaaagaaaaaggtCTCAAGACACAATGCTAACGTATTGAGCTGTGATTATCTTGTTTTATGGCTTTGTGAAGAGCATTCCTCGTCATACAGAATACAAATTTGTTATCACTATTTTAcgaaatattattaattatgtaACGCGTATGTATAGATATAATTCTATGgggttgaacaaaaaaaaagatagaagtCTATGGAATAGTGACATCCTCCTATGAATAGTGACTACCAACTGACCAgttacagaaacaaaaaaaaagtaatactgACTACcaacttgattttaaaattatattgagCTTTAATTGATAATCGTCTGTTAGAGCttgttttaggaaaaaaaacaactatGCAACGCGTACTGTGTCACAGACTCCTATTTTTTTCAGACTGTCAGATTCCTTTTAAACCCATGCTATAATATGTCACAGACTCCTATTTTTCTTCAGAAAAATGAAATTCATACGCGTTGCATATGAACCCATAAGGAAACTGACAGTTTGATCTTAGTTGTTTTGGATTTTCATTTTTCTGAAGAAAAAGTACCTTCTAATAAATGACACTTAATATCATCTGCTTAGATGATTAACCCCAGAGGCCTGCCTTCATAATGCATCTCTttcttattatttgagaagcatttttaaaaataagccTTATCTCTATATGTGATTAACAACTTTGTCATTTCTTAGGTGTCAACACCACAATGCACTTCATTTATTCAATAGCCCTTTCTTGCTTAGAATAATTACATGTCATACCATGTCACATAAACCTACAAAGTTATTATAGTATATGTTTCATTTTCTATGCATGTTTCTCTTACAACAATAGGATTAACTTAAATATTAATCCGTtcattgttaatttattatcaCATAGTTCCTGCAAATAAAGTTTGCAATAAAATGATATGTTCGTCCATCGTAGGCTTTTGTTGTCTTGTATAatgaaaatacaatttatatacttataaaatggacaatttaaatatttattaaatgatttatCCCCTTGATATTTCGACCAAGCATAATGTTATCCATGCAATATTATTAACTAACTTTATGGTCAACATTTTTACAATAAGATGAAATGCATTAAAATCCGAATGAAATAAGGCATGAAAATAAAGTTTGCAATCAAAATGATATATTTCATCGTAATATGTTGTTTTATATGATGCAagattagtttaaaaatttataaaacagtCTATCCTCTTGATATTTCGACCAAGCATAATATTATCCATGCAATAATATTAACTAACATTATggttaacatttttataataagataaaatacattaaacttccaacgaaataaagaaaaagagataaatTATCGGCACCAattcataatttttgttttcatctttATGACTTTACAATTGTGTAGTTAATTTCTTTTGATTATGGTAATCCTTTTTTTGTGATTGATcatctaatttttaaaatatttggaaaaagATATTGAAGTATTCTCTTTACCGTTCATTAAAGTGTAAAAGTGTTTTTCTTATGTTGTGGAGATTTCGTTCATACAATTGGAAAATGTTTATTATAGGGTAACACACCAATTTTTGACTTCATAATCAGTTTAAGACACTTAATAAGgcttatataaatgttattcaAACCGCAAAACATTGTTTTCGGTTAAAAAAACCCTACTTcatcggaatttcctcggaatattttgAGGAAATTCCGGGGACAACTTATTTTCCCTCAAAATTTTCTCAGAATttcctcagaatattccgaggaacacaAAACCTATAATCAAAACTTGTTTTTCCTCacaatttcctcggaattttctgaGGCTTTTCCAAAGAACACAAACCCTATAATTAAGTCTTTAAATCATATTCCGAAGAATATGTTTTCCTCGGCATTTCATTAGAAAACACCGACGGATAGTGGGTTCCTcgaatttcctcgaaatattccgaggaaattccgaggaaacatAAAATTTGTGTTTCCTCAGAATTTTCTCGGAATTTTTttggaatattccgaggaactcattttccGTCGGAACGTCCGTCAGAATTACGCTGTTTTCTTGTAGCCGACCCAGGCCTAATAATGGACTTcgctttaaaaattaaaatgacaaaCCCAATTGTAAAAACAAGCGTCCCTTCTCGCCAGTGGTCTAGAGTTTTCGTGGGAAACGCCAAAAACATAGTTAAGCTTATATCTAGAATGGCATCACATGCAGCAAAGAGATCATCTCGACGAAATACATACTTAATGGTTGAACTTAAATGGATGtaccaagaaagaaaaaataaaacgccCAGTGGATGCCATACATGCTGCGCCGTTTTTTCTACCATGGAAGATAGACCCACCAAGCCTATTGCCACCCACCAAATACATAAACAACGTAGGAGCAAGATGGTATTGGGGTACACTATCGTCCCGTCTGGATAGCGGTCATTATAAACTCTCTGAAACAATAGAATGCAAGGGTAAGAGCGAAATATGGACCGGCTACAGCCAACAAAATGATCACCGTATATATTGTTtcctaaaatacaaaataattttaatcagCCATAAATTTTGATTCTCATCGctataaattagtaaatagatTCTCAATCACAATTAAATGTATCCCATTTTGAATggtaattttattaaaacatcaaatcagtCAAAAATACAATCACATTTTGcataaattatatttctgaTACATCGTTTGTTTAAAGCTACAATATTTCTGATACATCGTTTATTTCTCatgctaaaaaaatatttattttaaacaaacttactaataaaaaatatttgttttctcaaCCTACTGAaccatataatattttatgtgaaTAACCATATCATTTTTGATACATCGTATACAAAAATATCTGTATTTTATTAGGTACATAATAATCATATAACTTCAGTTGTTATATGAAATTGATGctttgattagtttttttttaaaattcataataggaccgaagaaaaaaaaagtattatgtTGTATTATAGTGTTTCGTATAAATTGAGATTAGATATCTATCTACTAAACGTAAAatgtatttcaaatatatataaaaaagaatgtATTAAAACAATGTAATCATTCACATAACTTCTGTGTATCCATATCGAAATGCATAATTAATGAGATTAGTACATTGCCGAATGTATTGTATTGTTTCCTAAATTACAGAATAGTTTCAGTCagccgtaaattttgattctcATCACcataaattagtaaatagatTCTCAATCATAATTAAATACACTCCATTTCGAATGGTGATTTGATCAAAACATCAAATCAGTCAAAGATACAATCACATTTTGCGTAAATTATATTTCTCAtacattgtttatttaaaactatagtttctgatacaTCGTTTGTTTCTCAAGGTaaagaaatatttgttttaaacaaacttactaagaaaaaaaattgttttttcaaCCTACtaaaccatataatttttttaacccGGAGAACATGATGAGTGAGTGTTAATGAAACAATGCGAAAAGCTTAATtaaccttttattttttttagagatTCTTTGTGATTTTATAATCTGTGTCACGGCAAGTTTTAAATTATCTTCAACCGTAAATTGCGTGATTGTAATTAGTCAGGATTTAGACATAATTAGGgtgatttcaatttttctctGATTGACATAATCAGCCAAATACGTACATATACCCCATTCCATGAAGGCATGAACACACACCGATTCACCCTTGGCGTGCagatcatttattttatttttttaattgaaaaatatgttATAGCTGATTTAATATGtacattttgttaattttttataataaggtCGATTGAAGAATATTACTAACATTAATGATTTTTCGAAAAATTGTCTTTGAGTCCAATGATGTTTCAAAAATCGACGATTTCAGACTGAGGTAATACATTTTGTTAACAGATTTTGTTAAatgatgttttaaattttttgataatatGATTTTTGGATTCCTCGTAATAGGATTGCAAATGAAGGGTTCTAATGGCACTATTCACAACAGTTTTTAGCAATTTTTAgtcattttatgttttgttatatttttcagcatggttttattatttcttatgtttcgttttatcttttatttataatttttaatgataacaattttatattatatatctatctttttgttatctttaaatgataatttttttattagtgtCCGCTTAGTCTTATTGATTCACTTTCATGATATATGTTCcaagtaaaatttcaaaactaatacacaagtttaaaaataaaatcgaagatcagtttattttttagtgaattttacatttataatttatattaattcaaTTTGATCATCCATAAAAATCTACTCACTCCGCGTAGAACGCGGTTTATCACCTATTTCTCATTAAAAGAACAAAAGGATTTCTGACTGTTCGGTAGATATTTCTTCCCATGGATATATACTTATAGTTTTGCAAAGTGATATACAAAAATCGTAGTCCATAACCATATAAATAATTTGCAATGATACAACATTATAAAATTAGAGAATCATCTTCAGAGCGATGATACATCCGAagtcgtaaaaaaaaaatacaacgtTGAACAGATGAAAATATACGGTCTATCTCCAAACATCAACATccaaaaagcaaaaaaacagaaaaacattttttgaaaaaaaatcagaagtcaaaatcttcattatcatcAATCTCATGGTCCCATAAAATCCAAGACCCATCGTCTTGTTGGACCATACCTTTGTTTTTTAAAACCCTCCAATGTCCTGGGACCATATATTCATCTTTTAACCCGTCGACTGATTTGTTGACAAGTCCAATGGCTCTTTTCACATCGAGTCTAAATAAGTCAGCGCTGCTCGTCCCTTGAGTCCCCGCAACGCCGTGCAAGTAAGATTCCAGGCAGTGAAACGTCGCAAAATTTCCTGGAGTTTTCATATATTGTGACTTTCTTGTGTCTATTGGCAACTCGTCTCCGACTTCAGCGTAACCTAAGGGTGGATAGATCGGAACTACGTCCGGTAGATTCCTTACCCGCAACACTCGGACATCTTCTAATCTGTTTTGGTTTGATTACACAGATTGATTATAAGTCACACTTTATTCATTTAAACAAAATGTACAACCATGTAAGAAGACACTTaagattttagcaaaaaaaatagaCACTAAGACGATATACTGCACTTTTACTGGACTTCACGTctttgtttagtgtttttgtAAAAGTAAGGATGACTCCATGTGCATACAACTTTTTAACAGAAATTTAAGTTCTAGATGTTCACAATATTCAGATAAAACATGgatgttttttttgaaaaactatcCATTTTTTTGCCAGCGAAAAACTATCCATTCTAATACGAATATCCtgttttgtaagatttttatATACCTATAAat contains these protein-coding regions:
- the LOC108841480 gene encoding adenylate-forming reductase 03009; amino-acid sequence: MENAPIVRFYSCRGVASEINPHANPFAINTTDQNRNANAEREKTSSRFQLIRNASKVSPSSILHSLSRTSSHFCDLDLDTEEEEEKDVICYIEEGGTKEGYEQHSEKPQQRASRLSIILLDQGLFTVYKRLFVTSLFLNVIALVLAATGRFNYARNRAALFSLANILLLTLCRSEVYLRLVFYLTVKILGHSFVPLRIKTAATSLLQSLGGIHSGCGVSSIAWLVYALVITLKDRDKASTAITAVASAILSLLCLTSLAAFPLVRHLHHNVFERVHRFSAWAALGLVWAFVVLTISYDPTSRSYTDNVGTKLIKTQEFWFTLAITVAVLLPWLSVRRVAVDVSSLSGHASLIKFRGGVKSGILGRISPSPLSEWHAFGIISDGKTSHMMLAGAVGDFTKSLVSKPPTHLWVRTIHFAGLPYLVNLYDKVLLVATGSGICVFLSFLMQQSKAEVYLIWVAKGLGDNFGSEIMNRIKDYPHQDRVIVHDTAILGRPNVSEMSVKAFKKFEAQVVIVTSNPEGSRDVVNACKASGVPAFGPIWDS
- the LOC108842369 gene encoding uncharacterized protein LOC108842369 isoform X4; amino-acid sequence: MNRSCLCSILITTSLICGVYFIGNAYIHQQFKEKLLRWDFTDKMHNVTEKMHNVTHKMQKATTTSGTCENLNKPMGTESLPQGIIAKTSNLETQHLWNYDDNEKGKQNRAMSLLAMAVGIKQKELVNKVIQKFPPRDFVVMLFHYDGVVDDWKQYPWNEHAIHVSVMNQTKWWFAKRFLHPDIITEYEYIFLWDEDLGVSHFNPKRYLSIVKEEGLHISQPALDTTNSEVHHPITARRKNLKFHRRMYKNKGSGRCDDHSTNPPCIGWVEMMAPVFSREAWRCSWYMIQNDLIHAWGLDMQLGYCAQGDRKKNVGVVDAEYIVHYGLPTLGVVDTNSSSSQNETNPKSSPRKISQESSSESHEVDNRPEVRMKSFVEMKRFKERWKKAVDDDICWVDPY
- the LOC108842369 gene encoding uncharacterized protein LOC108842369 isoform X2 → MQYFCAGNLLKLQGSMNRSCLCSILITTSLICGVYFIGNAYIHQQFKEKLLRWDFTDKMHNVTEKMHNVTHKMQKATTTSGTCENLNKPMGTESLPQGIIAKTSNLETQHLWNYDDNEKNRAMSLLAMAVGIKQKELVNKVIQKFPPRDFVVMLFHYDGVVDDWKQYPWNEHAIHVSVMNQTKWWFAKRFLHPDIITEYEYIFLWDEDLGVSHFNPKRYLSIVKEEGLHISQPALDTTNSEVHHPITARRKNLKFHRRMYKNKGSGRCDDHSTNPPCIGWVEMMAPVFSREAWRCSWYMIQNDLIHAWGLDMQLGYCAQGDRKKNVGVVDAEYIVHYGLPTLGVVDTNSSSSQNETNPKSSPRKISQESSSESHEVDNRPEVRMKSFVEMKRFKERWKKAVDDDICWVDPY
- the LOC108842369 gene encoding uncharacterized protein LOC108842369 isoform X3 codes for the protein MKQGSMNRSCLCSILITTSLICGVYFIGNAYIHQQFKEKLLRWDFTDKMHNVTEKMHNVTHKMQKATTTSGTCENLNKPMGTESLPQGIIAKTSNLETQHLWNYDDNEKGKQNRAMSLLAMAVGIKQKELVNKVIQKFPPRDFVVMLFHYDGVVDDWKQYPWNEHAIHVSVMNQTKWWFAKRFLHPDIITEYEYIFLWDEDLGVSHFNPKRYLSIVKEEGLHISQPALDTTNSEVHHPITARRKNLKFHRRMYKNKGSGRCDDHSTNPPCIGWVEMMAPVFSREAWRCSWYMIQNDLIHAWGLDMQLGYCAQGDRKKNVGVVDAEYIVHYGLPTLGVVDTNSSSSQNETNPKSSPRKISQESSSESHEVDNRPEVRMKSFVEMKRFKERWKKAVDDDICWVDPY